A single genomic interval of Nonomuraea rubra harbors:
- a CDS encoding CGNR zinc finger domain-containing protein has translation MEVAHLTGGGAPLLGEPPPIELGNTSYAVRGRAREGLESAEHLAAWLRDVRPHLAVTLADADLHDVTDGDLHAARELRDVIRSLAAATMDGREPDPATVATLNHHASLTPRWRELRTAPEPGMTVCSAGRPVAAALAWLAEEAVALFAGPLRHDLRACHGPGCVLYFVRESPRREWCSPGCGNRARAARHYAKVRQGPQIS, from the coding sequence GTGGAAGTGGCACACCTGACAGGCGGCGGCGCCCCACTCCTGGGCGAACCGCCGCCGATCGAACTCGGCAACACCTCGTACGCGGTCAGAGGCCGTGCCAGGGAGGGGCTGGAAAGCGCGGAACACCTGGCGGCGTGGCTGCGTGACGTGCGCCCGCACCTGGCGGTCACGCTCGCGGACGCCGACCTGCACGACGTGACCGACGGCGACCTGCATGCCGCCAGGGAGCTCAGGGACGTCATCCGCTCGCTGGCCGCCGCGACCATGGACGGCCGCGAACCCGATCCGGCCACGGTCGCGACCCTGAACCATCACGCGAGCCTGACCCCGCGGTGGCGCGAGCTGCGCACGGCCCCCGAGCCGGGCATGACGGTGTGCAGCGCGGGGCGGCCCGTGGCGGCCGCGCTCGCGTGGCTGGCAGAGGAGGCCGTGGCCCTGTTCGCCGGGCCGCTCCGCCACGACCTGCGTGCCTGCCACGGCCCCGGCTGCGTGTTGTACTTCGTCCGCGAGAGCCCGCGGCGCGAATGGTGCTCGCCCGGCTGCGGCAACCGGGCGCGGGCCGCCCGCCACTACGCCAAGGTGCGGCAGGGGCCCCAGATCAGCTGA
- a CDS encoding VOC family protein: protein MSTPALQPGHVALNVTDLARSTAFYGTVFGFETMAERTDGDRRFALLGRDGTLVVALWQQSGGTFATDRPGLHHMSFQVPDIEAVRRAEAVLRELGVEFAYDGIVPHGEGASSGGVFFTDPDGIRLEIYAPTGADLAPAPVQGSPTCGFF from the coding sequence ATGAGCACACCGGCCCTGCAGCCCGGGCACGTCGCCCTGAACGTGACCGACCTGGCACGTTCCACCGCCTTCTACGGCACGGTCTTCGGCTTCGAGACCATGGCCGAGCGCACCGACGGCGACCGCAGGTTCGCCCTCCTCGGCCGCGACGGCACCCTGGTGGTCGCGTTGTGGCAGCAGAGCGGCGGCACGTTCGCCACCGACCGTCCCGGCCTGCACCACATGTCGTTCCAGGTGCCCGACATCGAGGCGGTCCGCCGCGCCGAGGCCGTCCTCCGGGAGCTCGGGGTGGAGTTCGCCTACGACGGGATCGTCCCGCACGGCGAGGGCGCGTCCTCCGGCGGTGTCTTCTTCACCGACCCCGACGGCATCCGCCTGGAGATCTACGCGCCCACCGGTGCCGACCTCGCACCCGCGCCCGTCCAGGGCTCTCCCACCTGCGGCTTCTTCTAA
- a CDS encoding pyridoxamine 5'-phosphate oxidase family protein has translation MPHPVLHQGERAVQRRAGVTADGWGSAGVGAAVPPVAAEFLGLQRLVVIAAADESGTPWASALTGPPGFVTAPGDRTVVADRLPGPGDPLAGAFDGAPDIGRDIGILAIEPSSRRRMRVNGRARADGGRLVVRTEQVYSNCPKYIQTRTYADTPPASGGTAHVTGELTADQRRWVATADTFFIATRVAGLGADASHRGGNPGFVTVSGARRLTWPDYLGNSMYMTLGNLELEPRCGLLFLDWEHGHTLHLTGRARVDWDPVRAAAVPGAQRLVDFDVERVVQITGGLPQRWSFGKYSRFNPALDERQPCASVST, from the coding sequence ATGCCTCATCCCGTGCTTCATCAGGGCGAACGCGCGGTGCAGCGCCGCGCCGGCGTGACGGCCGACGGCTGGGGATCGGCCGGCGTGGGCGCGGCCGTCCCCCCGGTGGCCGCCGAATTTCTCGGCCTGCAACGACTGGTGGTCATCGCGGCCGCCGACGAGAGCGGCACCCCATGGGCGAGCGCGCTCACCGGCCCGCCAGGGTTCGTCACCGCGCCCGGTGACCGTACCGTCGTCGCCGACCGGCTCCCCGGCCCCGGCGACCCGCTCGCCGGCGCGTTCGACGGCGCGCCTGACATCGGGCGGGACATCGGCATCCTCGCGATCGAGCCGTCCAGCCGCAGGCGCATGCGGGTCAACGGCCGTGCCCGGGCCGACGGCGGCCGGCTCGTGGTGCGTACCGAGCAGGTGTACTCCAACTGCCCGAAGTACATCCAGACCCGCACCTACGCCGACACCCCGCCCGCCAGCGGCGGGACCGCGCACGTCACGGGCGAGCTGACCGCCGATCAGCGGCGGTGGGTCGCCACGGCCGACACGTTCTTCATCGCCACCCGGGTGGCCGGGCTGGGGGCCGACGCCTCGCACCGGGGCGGCAACCCCGGCTTCGTCACCGTGTCCGGCGCCCGCCGGCTGACGTGGCCCGACTACCTCGGCAACTCCATGTACATGACGCTGGGCAACCTCGAGCTCGAACCACGCTGCGGGCTGCTGTTCCTGGACTGGGAGCACGGGCACACGCTGCACCTGACCGGCCGTGCCCGGGTCGACTGGGATCCGGTCAGGGCCGCCGCCGTGCCGGGCGCGCAGCGCCTGGTCGACTTCGACGTCGAACGGGTCGTCCAGATCACCGGCGGCCTCCCCCAGCGCTGGTCCTTCGGCAAGTACTCGCGGTTCAACCCCGCCCTCGATGAAAGGCAGCCATGCGCGTCCGTGTCGACCTGA
- a CDS encoding ferredoxin yields the protein MRVRVDLTLCETHAQCVFAAPAVFALDDDDELVYDATPGDALRPAVEQAVLSCPVRAISLDGD from the coding sequence ATGCGCGTCCGTGTCGACCTGACCCTGTGCGAGACCCATGCCCAGTGCGTGTTCGCCGCCCCTGCGGTGTTCGCGCTCGACGACGATGACGAGCTGGTGTACGACGCCACGCCCGGCGACGCGCTGCGGCCCGCGGTCGAGCAGGCCGTCCTGTCCTGCCCGGTGCGGGCCATCTCCCTGGACGGGGACTGA
- a CDS encoding NAD(P)/FAD-dependent oxidoreductase, translating into MRHIATAGAHLAMRRIDTAGAGLAMRRVATTTAGLAMRRIAIAGAGLAGLTAAQELRRLGYDGEISLVGAERHRPYRRPPLSKEFLLDPEADVALPGTGELGATWLLGQPATGLDLAGRRLLRGALEPVAFDGLIIATGARARTLPGTGARARTLPGTAGLPGVVTLRGLDDARALRAALGARPRVVIAGAGFLGSELAATLRSLDLPVTLVEPGRVPLRRPLGERLGAVIADLHRAHGVDLRLGRRVAAAAGTGRVEHVRLDDGTVLPADLLVVALGAEPELGWLHGSGLRLDGGVVTDRHGLAAPGVAAAGDVARRPSVLLGGELVRVEHYSAAVEQGAHAARSLLGAAAPPGAVPSFWCDLYGHRLRSVGVTGTGYRPRLVHLEPDGRFLVEYQRDGRVVGAVTAGFVRHLSAYRHLLAEAYA; encoded by the coding sequence GTGCGCCACATCGCCACCGCCGGCGCCCACCTGGCCATGCGCCGCATCGATACGGCAGGCGCCGGCCTGGCCATGCGCCGCGTCGCCACCACCACCGCCGGCCTGGCCATGCGCCGTATCGCCATCGCGGGCGCCGGCCTGGCCGGGCTGACCGCCGCGCAGGAGCTGCGGCGCCTCGGGTACGACGGCGAGATCAGCCTGGTCGGCGCCGAACGCCACCGGCCCTACCGCAGGCCGCCCCTGTCCAAGGAGTTCCTGCTCGACCCGGAGGCCGACGTCGCCCTCCCGGGCACCGGCGAGCTCGGCGCCACCTGGCTGCTCGGCCAGCCGGCCACCGGCCTGGATCTGGCCGGCCGCCGGCTGCTCCGCGGCGCCCTGGAGCCTGTCGCGTTCGACGGCCTGATCATCGCCACCGGAGCGCGGGCCAGAACGTTGCCGGGCACCGGAGCGCGGGCCAGAACGTTGCCGGGCACCGCCGGCCTGCCCGGCGTGGTCACGCTGCGCGGCCTCGACGACGCCCGGGCGTTGCGGGCCGCGCTCGGCGCCCGCCCCCGCGTGGTGATCGCCGGCGCCGGCTTCCTCGGCTCGGAGCTGGCCGCCACCCTGCGGTCCCTGGACCTGCCGGTCACCCTGGTGGAACCCGGCCGGGTGCCGCTGCGCCGGCCGCTGGGCGAGCGTCTCGGCGCCGTCATCGCGGACCTGCACCGCGCCCACGGCGTCGACCTGCGGCTCGGCCGCCGCGTGGCCGCCGCCGCCGGCACCGGCCGCGTCGAGCACGTACGCCTCGACGACGGCACGGTCCTCCCGGCGGACCTGCTCGTCGTGGCTCTCGGCGCCGAACCGGAGCTCGGCTGGCTCCACGGCTCCGGCCTGCGCCTGGACGGGGGTGTCGTCACCGACCGCCACGGCCTGGCCGCGCCGGGGGTGGCCGCGGCCGGAGACGTCGCCCGGCGGCCGTCCGTCCTGCTGGGCGGGGAGCTCGTCCGGGTGGAGCACTACAGTGCCGCCGTCGAGCAGGGCGCGCACGCGGCCCGGTCCCTCCTCGGCGCCGCCGCCCCGCCCGGCGCGGTCCCGTCGTTCTGGTGCGACCTGTACGGCCACCGCCTGCGGTCCGTCGGCGTCACCGGCACCGGCTACCGGCCGCGGCTGGTCCACCTCGAACCCGACGGCCGCTTCCTGGTCGAGTACCAGCGTGACGGCCGCGTGGTCGGCGCGGTGACCGCCGGTTTCGTACGCCACCTGTCCGCCTATCGCCACCTGCTGGCCGAGGCGTACGCATGA
- a CDS encoding helix-turn-helix domain-containing protein — protein MHAYTESGSGGGQVGRKPTIDREELARRVAEGMSVQELAAHFGVSESGVLQAKRAAGLAKPMLDHSAALPWKLAREHAQSGPATNLRNLSAAAQGKPPAAERLNTALRWAQRLVDAGLDVRYDAAGGFTEVPAAPQGSHVASVLAAARKALDTR, from the coding sequence GTGCACGCGTACACGGAGAGCGGGAGCGGAGGCGGCCAGGTGGGGCGCAAGCCGACCATTGATCGCGAGGAGCTGGCGCGGCGGGTGGCGGAGGGGATGAGCGTGCAGGAGCTGGCCGCTCACTTCGGCGTCAGCGAGTCGGGGGTGCTGCAGGCGAAGCGGGCCGCCGGGCTGGCCAAGCCGATGCTGGACCACAGCGCCGCGCTCCCGTGGAAGCTGGCCCGCGAGCACGCCCAGTCCGGGCCGGCCACGAACCTGCGGAACCTGTCGGCCGCGGCCCAGGGGAAGCCGCCCGCGGCGGAGCGGCTGAACACGGCGCTGCGGTGGGCGCAGCGGCTCGTGGACGCCGGGCTCGACGTGCGTTATGACGCCGCCGGCGGCTTCACGGAGGTGCCCGCCGCCCCTCAGGGCTCGCACGTCGCATCCGTGCTGGCCGCGGCCAGGAAGGCACTCGACACCCGCTGA
- a CDS encoding ATP-binding protein, translating to MNEDVEPQSGYTSPPPGAPVKSLLFRLADLPEVRQFAEEEARAVGMPEEVIGDFVIAVNEVATNAVTHGAADARMRTWVISGDLIVEVHDDGAWKPGPLPGAVGGMGLWVARLLSSDLTLRVGSGGSTVIMRFPGKGG from the coding sequence GTGAACGAGGACGTCGAGCCTCAGTCGGGCTACACGAGCCCGCCACCCGGCGCGCCCGTGAAATCGCTGCTGTTCCGGCTGGCCGACCTGCCGGAGGTCCGGCAGTTCGCCGAGGAGGAGGCCCGGGCCGTCGGCATGCCCGAAGAGGTCATCGGCGACTTCGTCATCGCCGTCAACGAGGTGGCGACCAACGCCGTCACCCACGGGGCCGCCGACGCCCGCATGCGTACCTGGGTGATCAGCGGAGATCTGATCGTCGAGGTGCACGACGACGGCGCCTGGAAGCCGGGGCCGCTGCCCGGCGCCGTCGGCGGCATGGGGCTGTGGGTGGCGCGGCTGCTCTCCTCGGACCTGACCCTGCGCGTCGGCAGCGGCGGCAGCACGGTGATCATGAGGTTCCCCGGCAAGGGTGGCTGA
- a CDS encoding SigB/SigF/SigG family RNA polymerase sigma factor, giving the protein MAVQEYVLEEMTAEELLAEMAREETPDSHRERLRERIVEMHRPLAMEIARRYRYRGEPLEDLLQAAYVGLMKAVNGFDPTLGHAFRGYAVVTMTGEVKRHFRDRTWAIRVPRLYQERRSELNRLVADLSQDLGRSPTVAELAAKMNISEEDVLLTLDASAAYSTLSLDAPLGTDDDAASLGDVIPEDDDTLSNMVDREAVKPLIDALPSREKHILLLRFFGNMTQAEIAAEFGISQMHVSRILRKVLDQLRAELVG; this is encoded by the coding sequence ATGGCTGTGCAGGAATACGTCCTCGAGGAGATGACCGCGGAAGAACTTCTGGCCGAGATGGCCAGGGAAGAGACGCCCGACAGCCACAGGGAGCGCCTGCGCGAGCGCATCGTCGAGATGCACCGCCCGCTCGCCATGGAGATCGCCCGCCGCTACCGCTACCGCGGCGAACCTTTGGAGGATCTCCTCCAGGCCGCGTATGTTGGCCTGATGAAAGCCGTCAACGGCTTCGACCCGACCCTCGGGCACGCGTTTCGCGGGTACGCGGTCGTGACGATGACCGGCGAGGTCAAGCGCCACTTCCGCGACCGCACCTGGGCCATCCGGGTGCCGCGGCTCTACCAGGAGCGCCGTTCGGAGCTCAACCGGCTCGTGGCCGACCTCAGCCAGGACCTCGGCCGGTCCCCGACCGTGGCCGAGCTGGCGGCCAAGATGAACATCAGCGAGGAGGACGTCCTGCTCACGCTCGACGCCTCCGCCGCGTACAGCACCCTGTCGCTCGACGCGCCGCTCGGCACCGACGACGACGCCGCCTCGCTCGGCGACGTCATCCCCGAGGACGACGACACGCTGAGCAACATGGTCGACAGGGAGGCCGTCAAGCCGCTCATCGACGCGCTGCCCTCCCGCGAGAAGCACATCCTGCTGCTGCGCTTCTTCGGCAACATGACGCAGGCCGAGATCGCGGCCGAGTTCGGAATCTCCCAGATGCATGTATCGCGCATTCTCCGCAAGGTTCTCGACCAGCTTCGCGCCGAGCTGGTCGGCTGA
- a CDS encoding STAS domain-containing protein: MPENGEEPVAALSLTSSTVDEITVVRVDGVLDATTRAQFADYLAMAGSDLILDLAGVTFMDSRALGLIVHHWQTSLAAGAKFALIGVEYSKSKVMWITGLAQRLPLYDTLEDALAAIK; the protein is encoded by the coding sequence ATGCCGGAGAACGGCGAGGAGCCAGTGGCGGCCCTCAGCCTGACGTCGTCGACCGTGGACGAGATCACCGTGGTCAGGGTCGACGGCGTGCTCGACGCCACGACCCGGGCCCAGTTCGCCGACTACCTCGCGATGGCGGGCTCGGACCTGATCCTGGACCTGGCCGGGGTGACGTTCATGGATTCGCGCGCGCTCGGGCTGATCGTGCACCACTGGCAGACGAGCCTGGCGGCGGGCGCCAAGTTCGCGCTGATCGGGGTCGAGTACTCCAAGTCCAAGGTGATGTGGATCACCGGCCTGGCCCAGCGCCTGCCGCTCTACGACACGCTGGAGGACGCGCTGGCCGCCATCAAGTGA
- a CDS encoding GAF and ANTAR domain-containing protein, translating into MESTAMITPGLARDLAALGRLGEDTSTESVLRGLTTALATGVPNCSGASAEHWRDHRVIVSGSHSELIMLVEGERELGEGPSVEARQSGGRATVTDVLKETRWPRYDALATRWGVRSVLVVPIEVSPALLVVGLYSVRPGAFSPQGAGSLADMLTEQVGVAMANMWEFEEVRTDHAQLQEALAGRSVIDQAKGIIMQTSGCTAEAAFEELRRISQHHQVKVADLARLLVDEHQRKSARP; encoded by the coding sequence ATGGAATCGACCGCGATGATCACCCCTGGCCTCGCCCGAGATCTCGCCGCACTGGGCCGCCTGGGGGAGGACACCTCGACCGAGAGCGTACTGCGCGGCCTGACCACGGCGCTGGCCACCGGCGTGCCCAACTGCTCGGGCGCCTCCGCCGAGCACTGGCGTGACCACCGGGTCATCGTCTCAGGCTCCCACAGCGAGCTGATCATGCTCGTCGAGGGCGAGCGCGAGCTGGGGGAGGGCCCCTCCGTCGAGGCCAGGCAGAGCGGCGGCCGCGCCACCGTCACGGACGTGCTCAAGGAGACCCGCTGGCCCCGCTACGACGCGCTGGCCACCCGCTGGGGCGTGCGCTCCGTGCTCGTCGTGCCCATCGAGGTGTCGCCCGCGCTGCTCGTCGTCGGCCTCTACTCCGTACGGCCCGGCGCCTTCTCCCCCCAGGGGGCGGGCTCGCTCGCCGACATGCTGACCGAGCAGGTCGGCGTGGCCATGGCGAACATGTGGGAGTTCGAGGAGGTGCGCACCGACCACGCGCAGCTCCAGGAGGCCCTGGCCGGCCGCTCGGTGATCGACCAGGCCAAGGGCATCATCATGCAGACCAGCGGATGCACCGCCGAGGCCGCCTTCGAGGAGCTGCGCAGGATCTCCCAGCACCACCAGGTCAAGGTGGCCGACCTGGCCAGGCTGCTGGTCGACGAGCACCAGCGCAAATCGGCGCGGCCCTGA
- a CDS encoding PP2C family protein-serine/threonine phosphatase — protein sequence MTMPDLEHALDALTGRVSSLREARAAYPADLAPTLDAALAELDTAAELLAEAQEELRKAPKRATGRKDGGQRELKLLRQVLRAFPVPVVVLDGGGVVRRINPETSRVLGSPDGYLVGRSFPLLVDVSRRAAFRSHLTSVLQTGQPAAFETRLAHQGRTHTVQLALTRLTMPGEPQQMVAAVALPTEVQLPEPGARRPEQSDGALLLAAAKRQDLLTRMGRLLLDEEALLRPVALQRASRLLAAEWADWVVADMVRDGAPRRSVVMAPKNHPLGELVRHVESADPSGSQLVLQVLDRGSGMVLEMVDDDTLLGFCADGPLLTAMGAGSVLCVPIGRGDGVLTLVRGHDRPPFALADLAVLQEVGLQIGLAVRAQSSFQSRSRAADALSASVAPRNLPDVPGYEAAAVYHPGSSVGAEFYDVFPVSGGWGFALGGAAGKGEEAASVSAMVRGGLRVLSVWETDPDLVMRKVNQALVTQGTGMFVMAVAGFVKGREIRLSSAGHHPAVTLQSDGGVRFAAGGGVPLGISPEAETGVETLTISPGETLLLYSEGLISSRNEHGEPYGEERLADVLSRCAGQAPSTVVKAVEADRHTFSGGQVWDEIVVFALRGV from the coding sequence ATGACCATGCCGGACCTCGAACACGCGCTTGACGCGCTGACCGGGCGCGTCTCCTCGTTGCGCGAAGCGAGGGCCGCTTACCCAGCCGACCTGGCACCCACGCTGGACGCCGCGCTCGCCGAGCTCGACACCGCCGCCGAGCTGCTGGCCGAGGCCCAGGAGGAGCTGCGCAAGGCTCCCAAGCGGGCCACCGGCCGCAAGGACGGCGGCCAGCGGGAGCTGAAGCTGCTGCGCCAGGTCCTGCGGGCCTTCCCCGTGCCCGTCGTCGTGCTCGACGGTGGCGGCGTGGTGCGCCGGATCAACCCCGAGACCTCCCGCGTGCTCGGCAGCCCCGACGGCTACCTGGTGGGGCGCTCGTTCCCGCTGCTGGTGGACGTGTCGCGACGGGCGGCGTTCCGCTCGCACCTGACGTCGGTGCTGCAGACCGGGCAGCCGGCGGCGTTCGAGACCAGGCTGGCGCACCAGGGGCGCACGCACACCGTCCAGCTCGCGCTGACCAGGCTGACGATGCCGGGCGAGCCGCAGCAGATGGTGGCGGCGGTGGCGCTGCCGACCGAGGTGCAGCTCCCCGAGCCGGGCGCGCGCCGGCCCGAGCAGAGCGACGGCGCGCTGCTGCTGGCCGCGGCCAAGCGGCAGGATCTGCTGACGCGCATGGGCAGGCTGCTGCTCGACGAGGAGGCGCTGCTGCGCCCCGTCGCGCTGCAGCGGGCCTCGCGGCTGCTCGCGGCCGAGTGGGCCGACTGGGTCGTGGCCGACATGGTCCGCGACGGCGCGCCGCGCCGCTCGGTCGTCATGGCGCCCAAGAACCACCCGCTGGGCGAGCTCGTCCGGCACGTCGAGTCCGCCGACCCGTCGGGCAGCCAGCTCGTGCTGCAGGTGCTCGATCGGGGCTCCGGCATGGTGCTGGAGATGGTGGACGACGACACGCTGCTCGGCTTCTGCGCCGACGGGCCGCTGCTGACCGCGATGGGCGCCGGCTCGGTGCTGTGCGTGCCGATCGGCCGCGGCGACGGGGTGCTGACGCTGGTGCGGGGGCACGACAGGCCGCCGTTCGCGCTGGCGGACCTGGCCGTGCTGCAGGAGGTGGGGCTGCAGATCGGGCTGGCCGTACGCGCTCAGAGCAGCTTTCAGAGCCGCTCGCGGGCCGCGGACGCCCTGTCGGCCAGCGTCGCCCCGCGCAACCTGCCCGACGTGCCCGGCTACGAGGCGGCGGCCGTCTACCACCCGGGCTCGTCGGTGGGCGCCGAGTTCTACGACGTGTTCCCCGTCTCGGGCGGCTGGGGCTTCGCGCTGGGCGGGGCCGCGGGCAAGGGCGAGGAGGCGGCCTCGGTCAGCGCCATGGTGCGCGGCGGGCTACGCGTGCTCAGCGTCTGGGAGACCGATCCCGACCTGGTGATGCGCAAGGTCAACCAGGCCCTGGTGACGCAGGGCACGGGCATGTTCGTGATGGCCGTGGCGGGGTTCGTGAAGGGGCGGGAGATCCGGCTGTCGTCGGCCGGGCACCATCCGGCCGTGACGTTGCAGTCCGACGGCGGCGTGCGCTTCGCGGCGGGCGGCGGCGTGCCGCTGGGCATCTCGCCCGAGGCGGAGACCGGGGTGGAGACGCTGACGATCTCCCCCGGGGAGACGCTGCTGCTGTACTCGGAGGGGCTGATCTCCTCCAGGAACGAGCACGGCGAGCCGTACGGGGAGGAGCGGCTGGCCGACGTGCTCAGCCGGTGCGCGGGCCAGGCGCCGTCCACCGTGGTCAAGGCGGTGGAGGCGGATCGGCACACGTTCTCCGGCGGCCAGGTGTGGGACGAGATCGTGGTCTTCGCGCTGCGAGGTGTCTGA
- a CDS encoding glycosyltransferase — MSVARELGREHHVTIYSRRDNADGKPKTRVAPGVTLEHIDVGPAEELTGDDVVPYLNEVGNQLMKRWNQDRPDVIHAHSWTGGLVAVAGAKGLGVPVTQTFHTVDTTHMELERALGRRANAVIAGSGDEESALIRLGVPRGNIAVVPYGVDTERFQRRGAVATRGSRKRLLHVGPLSIDRGSHTIVRALPGLGDVELVIAGGPEPEDLDQDRDARRLRALAEQLGVADRVTLLGQVKRAAVPKLMRSADAVVSVPREAVTGIVALEAMACGVPVIASAVGAHLDSIIDGVTGLLVPPDRPARTARLARELLYDPTLRTALGYAGADRARSRYSWERVSQELVRVYEAACA; from the coding sequence ATGTCCGTTGCACGCGAGCTGGGGCGCGAGCATCACGTCACCATCTACTCCCGCCGTGACAACGCCGATGGCAAGCCCAAGACGCGGGTGGCCCCGGGTGTCACGCTGGAGCACATCGACGTGGGCCCGGCCGAGGAGCTCACGGGTGACGACGTGGTGCCCTACCTCAACGAGGTCGGCAACCAGTTGATGAAGCGGTGGAACCAGGATCGTCCCGACGTGATCCACGCGCACTCGTGGACCGGCGGGCTGGTCGCGGTGGCGGGCGCCAAGGGGCTGGGCGTTCCCGTCACGCAGACGTTCCATACGGTCGACACCACCCACATGGAGCTGGAGCGGGCACTCGGCCGCCGGGCCAACGCGGTCATCGCGGGCTCGGGCGACGAGGAGTCGGCGCTGATCAGGCTGGGCGTGCCGCGCGGCAACATCGCCGTGGTGCCGTACGGCGTGGACACCGAGCGCTTCCAGCGCCGGGGCGCGGTCGCCACGCGCGGCAGCCGCAAGCGTCTCCTGCACGTGGGGCCGCTCTCGATCGACCGCGGCTCGCACACGATCGTGCGGGCGCTGCCGGGGCTCGGCGACGTCGAGCTGGTCATCGCGGGCGGGCCCGAGCCGGAGGACCTCGACCAGGACAGGGACGCGCGCCGCCTGCGCGCGCTGGCGGAGCAGCTCGGCGTGGCCGACCGGGTGACGCTGCTCGGCCAGGTGAAGCGGGCCGCCGTACCGAAGCTGATGCGCAGCGCGGACGCCGTGGTGTCGGTGCCGCGCGAGGCCGTGACGGGCATCGTGGCGCTGGAGGCGATGGCCTGCGGCGTGCCGGTGATCGCCTCGGCCGTGGGCGCGCACCTCGACTCCATCATCGACGGCGTCACCGGCCTGCTGGTGCCGCCGGACCGGCCCGCCCGCACCGCGCGGCTGGCCCGCGAGCTGCTCTACGACCCGACCCTGCGCACCGCGCTGGGCTACGCGGGCGCCGACCGGGCGCGCTCGCGCTACTCCTGGGAGCGGGTGAGCCAGGAGCTCGTACGCGTCTACGAGGCGGCCTGCGCCTGA
- a CDS encoding AAA family ATPase, with the protein MDLQDAQALARALQQLLNDAHKVIDESRPVSELAARVTAHLSCALKDLVCVTQSFRNWEHASLQRGVDAYLAARGEPAWYGVSAQGRPHSDTMDILTMSRRGFEHFVIGAVDYAATATGPDETIDVVTFGLVETVAPDGAPIVIGMRGPAEMFGREGCRVEVIAASRTSATAAREEIERLMRRHDVMRGQILTFGVSEHRGNSLVRFLPRPALGPGEVILPEGVLETVERHVAGIGRHAEALLGRGQHLKRGLLLHGPPGTGKTHTVRYLMGRMPGVTVVVMAGTALSAVSEAAALARRLQPAIVVVEDVDLLAHERRHSAEGSPLLFTLFDAMDGIGADADVTFVLTTNRVDLLEEALADRPGRVDLAVEVPRPNALCRAALLRLYGAAHLAGPDLERLVARTEGMTASFFKELLRRAVLESLREDPVPDRPGMGHLTAALEEMLRGREALTRSLLGAPRTVRPVPRSVPGVTEGTEGLLSE; encoded by the coding sequence ATGGACCTCCAAGACGCTCAGGCGCTGGCCCGTGCCCTCCAGCAGCTCCTCAACGACGCCCACAAGGTCATCGACGAGTCCCGGCCGGTCTCCGAGCTGGCGGCCAGGGTGACGGCGCACCTGTCCTGCGCGCTCAAGGACCTGGTGTGCGTCACGCAGTCCTTCCGGAACTGGGAGCACGCCAGCCTCCAGCGCGGCGTGGACGCGTACCTGGCGGCCAGGGGCGAGCCCGCCTGGTACGGCGTGTCCGCGCAGGGCCGGCCACACAGCGACACGATGGACATCCTGACCATGTCCAGACGCGGCTTCGAACACTTCGTGATCGGCGCCGTCGACTACGCCGCCACCGCGACCGGCCCGGACGAGACGATCGACGTCGTGACGTTCGGCCTGGTCGAGACCGTCGCGCCGGACGGCGCGCCCATCGTGATCGGGATGCGCGGGCCGGCCGAGATGTTCGGCAGGGAGGGCTGCCGGGTCGAGGTGATCGCCGCGTCGAGGACGAGCGCCACCGCCGCGCGGGAGGAGATCGAGCGGCTGATGCGCCGGCACGACGTGATGCGCGGCCAGATCCTCACCTTCGGCGTCTCGGAGCACCGGGGCAACAGCCTGGTGAGGTTCCTGCCGCGCCCGGCACTCGGCCCCGGCGAGGTGATCCTGCCGGAGGGCGTGCTGGAGACGGTGGAGCGGCACGTGGCGGGCATCGGCCGGCACGCGGAGGCGCTGCTCGGCCGCGGCCAGCATCTCAAGCGCGGCCTGCTGCTGCACGGCCCGCCCGGCACGGGCAAGACCCACACGGTGCGTTACCTGATGGGCCGCATGCCGGGCGTGACGGTGGTGGTCATGGCCGGCACGGCCCTGAGCGCCGTCTCCGAGGCCGCGGCCCTGGCCAGGCGCCTGCAACCGGCGATCGTGGTGGTGGAGGACGTCGACCTGCTCGCGCACGAGCGCCGCCATTCCGCGGAGGGCAGCCCGCTGCTGTTCACGCTGTTCGACGCGATGGACGGCATCGGCGCCGACGCCGACGTCACGTTCGTGCTCACCACGAACCGCGTCGACCTGCTGGAGGAGGCCCTCGCCGACCGCCCGGGCCGGGTGGACCTGGCCGTGGAGGTGCCCAGGCCGAACGCCCTCTGCCGGGCCGCGCTGCTGCGCCTGTACGGGGCCGCCCACCTGGCCGGACCGGACCTGGAGCGGCTGGTGGCCAGGACCGAGGGCATGACCGCCTCGTTCTTCAAGGAGCTGCTGCGCCGGGCGGTGCTGGAGTCCCTGCGCGAGGACCCCGTCCCGGACAGGCCTGGCATGGGGCACCTGACGGCCGCGCTGGAGGAGATGCTGCGCGGCCGCGAGGCCCTCACCCGCTCGCTGCTCGGCGCCCCGCGCACCGTCCGCCCCGTCCCGCGTTCCGTTCCTGGAGTGACGGAAGGGACAGAAGGGTTGTTATCCGAGTGA